A genome region from Sphingobacteriaceae bacterium GW460-11-11-14-LB5 includes the following:
- a CDS encoding transmembrane HD family protein: MAKIKRNSHKILYRKYSSNLKYVMMIFTVFIITLFLPKQPRFRYEFEKNAVWKNKDLISPFSFAILKTNPQVSADKKNALKDILPVYQLDRGITANALEEFANEFDVKWKSKQLNEKDRDAYKSASYKLLQNIYQKGIIGLNVKHQAGGKNYDFSLLENNEAQEKNTQDVFTAESALNFFKDHFKAPNQVMGDLVANLAIDHITPNIVFDERLTQTIQDNTINNISTTKGMVQKGELIVAKNDVIDEEIYQKLESYKATYDAQTKTIGSRALVYLGQVVLVGFILAILMSFLFLFRKDIFADNRQLSLILIVTTGMLLALTWAIKMEIPSLYYIPFCVVPIIIRILFDTRLALYLHMLVILIAGFFVANSFEFVFYQVTAGMVAIFSIKNFVKRERFLVSALFILLAYLVSFIGIALLREGSFREIEWMNFIPFVFSVLLSLLAYPLIYLFERIFGITSDVALIELTNTNNKLLRELAFKAPGTFQHSLQVANLAEAAIFKIGGNSVLVRAGALYHDIGKVDNPQYFIENQNTAVSPHDKLPYEQSAQIIIQHVHKGIEILRKNQIPEAIIDFIRTHHGNTRVDYFYQSFLKNTPEKFVDENIFRYPGPIPFSKETGVLMLADSVEAASRSLKNPDAQNINDIVERIINYKLEQNQLDDCDLTLKDIETIKLIFKTMLMSIYHVRIDYQQIL, from the coding sequence AAACCAACCCGCAGGTTAGTGCCGATAAAAAGAATGCCTTAAAAGATATTTTACCCGTTTACCAATTGGATAGGGGCATTACCGCAAATGCTTTGGAGGAGTTTGCCAATGAATTTGATGTGAAATGGAAATCGAAGCAACTGAACGAAAAAGACAGGGATGCCTATAAAAGTGCTTCTTATAAACTGCTGCAGAATATTTACCAGAAGGGCATTATTGGCTTAAATGTGAAACATCAGGCAGGAGGGAAGAACTACGACTTTTCTTTGCTTGAAAACAATGAGGCCCAGGAGAAAAATACACAGGATGTTTTTACTGCAGAGTCGGCCTTGAACTTTTTTAAAGATCATTTTAAAGCCCCCAACCAGGTGATGGGCGATCTGGTTGCCAACCTGGCCATTGATCATATTACCCCGAACATTGTATTTGATGAGCGACTGACCCAAACGATACAGGATAATACAATTAATAATATTTCTACTACCAAGGGCATGGTACAAAAGGGAGAACTTATTGTAGCGAAGAATGATGTTATTGATGAAGAAATTTACCAAAAACTCGAATCTTACAAAGCAACCTACGATGCACAAACCAAAACAATTGGCAGCAGGGCATTGGTTTATCTGGGGCAGGTGGTATTGGTTGGCTTTATACTCGCCATTTTAATGTCGTTCCTTTTTCTTTTCCGGAAAGATATTTTTGCCGATAACCGTCAGCTTTCTTTAATCCTGATTGTGACCACGGGGATGTTACTGGCCTTAACCTGGGCCATTAAAATGGAAATCCCAAGTTTGTATTACATTCCGTTCTGTGTGGTACCTATTATCATCAGGATTCTGTTTGATACACGTTTGGCACTTTACCTCCATATGCTGGTGATTTTAATTGCCGGTTTCTTTGTGGCCAATAGTTTCGAATTTGTGTTTTATCAGGTTACGGCGGGCATGGTTGCCATATTTAGTATCAAAAACTTTGTGAAGCGCGAGAGGTTCCTGGTTTCGGCCTTATTTATTCTTCTGGCTTATTTGGTTTCTTTTATCGGTATAGCCCTGCTCCGCGAAGGATCTTTCCGCGAAATAGAATGGATGAATTTTATTCCTTTTGTTTTTAGCGTACTCTTATCGCTCTTAGCTTACCCTTTAATTTATCTGTTCGAACGTATTTTTGGTATCACATCAGATGTGGCCCTGATTGAGCTGACCAATACCAATAATAAACTGTTAAGAGAACTTGCTTTTAAAGCGCCTGGAACATTTCAGCACTCTTTACAGGTGGCTAACCTTGCCGAAGCTGCAATATTTAAAATTGGAGGTAATTCTGTGCTGGTAAGGGCAGGTGCCTTATATCATGATATTGGTAAAGTTGATAACCCGCAATATTTTATTGAAAATCAAAATACGGCTGTTAGTCCGCACGATAAATTACCTTATGAGCAAAGTGCGCAGATCATTATTCAGCATGTGCACAAGGGAATTGAGATTTTAAGAAAGAACCAGATTCCTGAAGCGATTATTGATTTTATCAGAACCCACCATGGTAATACCCGGGTTGATTATTTTTATCAGTCATTTTTGAAAAATACACCTGAAAAATTTGTCGACGAAAACATTTTTCGTTACCCCGGACCCATACCTTTTAGTAAAGAAACTGGTGTGTTAATGCTCGCCGATTCGGTCGAAGCGGCCTCAAGAAGTCTGAAAAATCCCGATGCGCAGAACATAAATGACATCGTTGAACGGATAATTAACTACAAATTGGAGCAAAATCAGTTAGATGACTGCGATTTGACGTTAAAAGATATTGAGACTATCAAATTGATATTCAAGACGATGCTTATGAGTATCTATCATGTGCGTATAGATTATCAACAAATTTTGTAA
- a CDS encoding abortive infection protein: MIIQFNFSNYKTFKERATLNMIASNYDKDTNEEDNIIRVEQRDLRVLKSAVIYGPNSGGKSKFIDAIGFFRKFIITSSKETQQGDTIPVESYRLNSMTSGKPSDFEMTFMVDRVIYRYGFEVSKSEIVAEWLYSRPEKKEIELYYRTLQKFEYDTKRLAKIGSLEREDLVRKNSLLLSVLAQFNDQTAILLLNYFRNMNAVSGLNELDYKHSSITKVKEDPGKRAQIVELLKSADLGIQDLRYEDLYESFDNEGKKMIGEYKDSFNKIDPHFFANIMTKHQVYDEHNQPDGFVEFSMSKEESEGTRKYFHFAGLVLDALEQGMILLVDELDSKLHPNLVCKIVSLFNSSITNPQNGQLIFNTHDTNLLSSGIFRRDQVWFIDKDRYGASRLYSLANFKNEVRKHEPFEDNYIRGKYGATPFLNEFETVAQEIITKNGQAE; encoded by the coding sequence ATGATAATCCAGTTCAACTTCAGTAACTATAAAACCTTCAAGGAAAGAGCGACATTGAACATGATCGCCTCAAACTATGATAAGGACACTAATGAAGAAGATAATATCATACGCGTTGAGCAGCGTGACCTACGCGTACTCAAAAGCGCTGTCATTTATGGTCCAAACTCTGGAGGAAAAAGCAAGTTCATTGACGCGATCGGTTTTTTTAGAAAGTTTATCATCACCTCTTCCAAGGAAACCCAGCAGGGGGACACTATACCCGTGGAATCCTATAGGCTAAATTCCATGACTAGCGGAAAACCCTCGGATTTCGAAATGACCTTTATGGTAGATCGGGTGATCTATCGCTATGGTTTCGAGGTGAGTAAATCCGAGATCGTGGCGGAATGGCTCTATTCACGTCCAGAAAAAAAGGAAATCGAACTCTACTACCGTACGCTGCAAAAATTTGAATATGACACCAAACGTCTTGCCAAGATTGGTTCTCTGGAGCGAGAAGACCTAGTGCGAAAAAATTCCTTGTTGCTTTCGGTACTTGCCCAATTCAACGACCAAACCGCTATTTTGCTGTTAAACTATTTCCGCAACATGAACGCTGTTTCGGGACTGAACGAGCTGGATTATAAACACAGTTCCATCACCAAGGTAAAGGAAGACCCCGGCAAACGCGCCCAAATCGTAGAACTGTTGAAAAGCGCGGACCTGGGCATTCAGGACCTGCGTTATGAAGATCTTTATGAATCCTTCGATAATGAAGGAAAAAAGATGATTGGAGAATATAAAGATAGTTTTAATAAAATTGATCCTCATTTTTTTGCCAACATCATGACCAAGCATCAGGTTTACGATGAACATAATCAGCCCGATGGCTTCGTGGAATTCAGTATGTCCAAAGAAGAATCCGAAGGTACCCGGAAATATTTTCATTTCGCTGGCCTTGTGCTCGATGCGCTGGAGCAGGGGATGATCCTGCTCGTGGACGAGCTCGATTCGAAGTTGCATCCAAATCTGGTCTGCAAGATCGTTTCGCTTTTCAATTCCAGTATTACCAATCCGCAAAACGGCCAGCTGATATTCAATACCCATGATACCAATCTGTTAAGTTCGGGCATCTTTCGTAGGGACCAGGTGTGGTTCATTGATAAAGACCGTTACGGGGCATCCAGATTGTACTCTTTGGCCAATTTTAAAAATGAGGTCAGAAAGCATGAACCTTTCGAAGATAATTACATCCGGGGCAAATATGGTGCGACGCCCTTTTTGAACGAATTTGAAACAGTTGCTCAAGAAATTATTACGAAAAATGGCCAGGCAGAATAA